From one Rosa rugosa chromosome 4, drRosRugo1.1, whole genome shotgun sequence genomic stretch:
- the LOC133743987 gene encoding disease resistance protein RPM1-like, whose product MSESAVSFLLNKISPFLANGVQLWRGVGEELIYLNGELEHMRAFLKNADAMEESDEELKVWVKQIRDVAHDAEDVIDEFTLLQTHNNHVHQLYCTLDLLSCCVKNLKAYYRVAKELQSINTRIKEIFAVHKRLLPKLNAAANGSIFTSSGSTWHDRREDALLLDNTDVVGIDEPKNLLVSWLVKGDSGREVVPVTGMGGMGKTTLVKKVYDDVEVKKRFKPRAWITVSQSFEAQDLLKDIIRKLYSEFGRAVPEGVDGMNNNKLKERIKNLLQKRRYLIVLDDVWHTNVWETVKYAFPNGKLGSRVMITTRKSDVASTSCSESEGHIHEVKPLPAKESWSLFSRKAFRGKSCPSYLESFCKDILKKCEGLPLAIVAISGVLATKDCRRIDEWDLICRSLGAEIHGNDKLDDLKKVLSLSINDLPCNLKACFLCLSVFPEGHLIKHMKIIRLWIAEKFIEAREGRTLEEVAEDYLKELLNRSLMLVGDTTSDGRVKTYRIHDLLREIIVSKSRDQNFAAIMKEHNTIWPDRVRRLSIHNVLQTVQQSRSFPQLRSLFMFGVVSKSSMHKNLSNGFRLLRVLDIEAAPIKTFPREIMDLFYLSYLSLRNTQVKVIPRSIGNLQNLETLDLKKTYVSELPVEILKLQKLRHLLVYHLKIESYPHFYSKFGFKVLSSIGDLLSLQKLCFIEANQGCGMTIRELAKLKQLTRLGIIKLRKEDGLALCLSLESLTKLRSFSVNSAGENEIIDLLHLSSPPPFLERLYLTGRLEELPSWIPSLHSLVKLLLKWSQLKDDPMVLLQDLPNLVHLELLHTCDSDMLSFKGGGFKKLKVLGLDKFHKLSCVKVEKGAMPCLERLTIQRCKLLKRVPSGVENLTKLKSLQFFDMPYELISKLRPDGEGEDYGEVAHIPEVYSAYWRDGGWDVYPIESFKEIENSPSPAGTVRRSHELRPLWKV is encoded by the exons ATGTCAGAAAGTGCAGTCAGCTTTCTACTGAACAAGATTTCTCCTTTTCTCGCAAATGGAGTTCAACTCTGGAGAGGGGTTGGAGAAGAACTCATTTACCTAAATGGGGAGTTGGAGCACATGAGGGCCTTTCTGAAGAATGCAGACGCAATGGAAGAAAGTGATGAAGAACTCAAAGTATGGGTTAAGCAGATACGAGATGTTGCTCATGATGCAGAAGATGTTATAGATGAATTTACACTCCTCCAAACACATAACAATCATGTGCACCAACTATATTGTACTTTAGACTTGCTTTCTTGCTGTGTTAAGAACCTGAAAGCTTATTATCGGGTTGCCAAGGAGTTACAGAGCATCAACACCCGAATCAAAGAGATCTTTGCTGTGCATAAAAGACTTCTTCCTAAACTTAATGCTGCTGCAAACGGCTCCATTTTTACCAGTTCAG GTAGCACATGGCATGATCGGCGAGAGGATGCTCTTCTTTTAGACAATACTGATGTTGTGGGCATAGACGAGCCTAAAAACCTACTGGTCAGCTGGCTGGTCAAGGGTGACTCTGGACGTGAAGTAGTTCCAGTGACAGGAATGGGTGGTATGGGGAAAACCACCTTGGTGAAGAAAGTCTATGATGATGTGGAAGTGAAGAAACGTTTCAAACCCCGTGCGTGGATCACAGTTTCTCAGTCTTTTGAAGCACAGGATCTCCTTAAAGACATCATTCGCAAACTCTATTCAGAATTTGGGAGGGCTGTTCCAGAAGGTGTAGATGGCATGAACAACAATAAATTGAAAGAGAGAATCAAAAACTTGCTGCAAAAAAGGAGGTACCTgattgttcttgatgatgtcTGGCACACCAACGTATGGGAGACTGTCAAATATGCTTTTCCTAATGGGAAGCTTGGCAGCAGAGTCATGATCACTACACGTAAATCTGATGTAGCATCCACCTCTTGCTCAGAATCCGAAGGTCATATCCATGAGGTGAAACCCTTGCCTGCAAAGGAGTCTTGGAGTCTGTTCAGTAGGAAGGCATTTCGGGGGAAGTCATGCCCTTCTTATTTGGAATCATTCTGTAAAGATATCCTAAAAAAGTGTGAGGGTTTGCCCCTTGCAATTGTGGCAATAAGTGGTGTTTTGGCAACAAAAGACTGCCGCAGAATAGATGAGTGGGATTTGATTTGCCGTAGTCTTGGAGCTGAAATTCATGGCAATGATAAACTTGACGATTTGAAGAAAGTCCTTTCTCTCAGTATTAATGATTTGCCCTGTAATCTGAAGGCATGTTTTTTGTGCTTGAGCGTCTTTCCAGAGGGCCATCTGATTAAGCATATGAAAATCATTCGCTTATGGATAGCAGAAAAATTTATTGAAGCTAGAGAAGGAAGAACATTGGAGGAAGTAGCTGAGGACTACCTCAAGGAGCTGTTGAACAGAAGTTTGATGCTTGTGGGAGACACAACAAGTGATGGAAGGGTCAAAACTTACCGCATCCATGACCTTTTGCGAGAGATTATTGTCTCAAAATCAAGGGATCAAAACTTTGCAGCCATAATGAAGGAGCACAACACAATCTGGCCTGATAGAGTTCGACGCTTGTCAATACATAATGTATTGCAAACTGTACAACAAAGCAGGTCATTTCCTCAACTTCGTTCCTTGTTTATGTTTGGGGTGGTTTCAAAGTCATCCATGCATAAAAATCTTTCCAATGGCTTTAGGTTGCTTAGGGTGTTAGATATAGAAGCTGCACCTATAAAGACATTTCCAAGAGAAATCATGGACCTGTTTTATTTAAGTTATCTAAGCTTGAGGAACACTCAGGTGAAAGTCATTCCCAGAAGCATAGGGAATCTGCAGAACCTGGAGACATTGGATCTTAAAAAGACTTATGTCTCTGAGTTGCCTGTTGAGATATTAAAGCTCCAAAAACTTCGCCACCTCCTGGTTTATCATCTTAAGATTGAATCTTATCCACACTTTTATTCCAAGTTTGGCTTTAAGGTCCTCTCAAGTATAGGAGATCTTCTGTCCCTGCAAAAGCTCTGTTTTATTGAGGCAAATCAAGGTTGTGGAATGACAATCAGGGAGTTAGCTAAGCTCAAGCAACTTACGAGGTTGGGAATTATAAAATTGAGAAAAGAAGATGGATTAGCTTTGTGCTTATCGCTCGAAAGTTTGACCAAGCTGCGTTCATTTTCTGTAAATTCTGCAGGAGAGAATGAGATAATTGATCTCCTACACCTGTCTTCCCCTCCTCCGTTTCTTGAACGACTATACCTGACAGGACGTTTGGAAGAGTTACCAAGTTGGATACCTTCACTGCATAGCTTGGTTAAGTTATTATTGAAGTGGAGTCAATTAAAGGATGACCCGATGGTACTTCTTCAAGATTTGCCGAATCTTGTTCATCTTGAATTGCTTCATACTTGTGATAGTGACATGTTGTCATTTAAGGGTGGGGGATTTAAAAAGCTTAAGGTTTTGGGTCTTGACAAATTTCACAAGCTCAGTTGTGTGAAGGTGGAGAAGGGAGCAATGCCATGCCTTGAAAGGCTGACAATCCAACGATGCAAGTTGTTGAAGAGGGTACCATCAGGAGTTGAAAACCTTACCAAACTAAAATCACTTCAGTTCTTTGACATGCCGTATGAATTAATCTCAAAACTGCGGCCAGATGGGGAAGGTGAGGATTATGGAGAAGTAGCACATATCCCGGAAGTTTATTCTGCCTACTGGAGAGATGGTGGTTGGGATGT